Proteins encoded together in one Nostoc sp. PCC 7524 window:
- a CDS encoding COX15/CtaA family protein, which translates to MNEFVLEQQNESAAEQQKPKEVIRRLVWRMCIATLILMAIGSATRVMNAGLACPDWPLCYGELVPAKQMNLQVFLEWFHRLDASLIGVSAIALCVLSWWHRRALPNWLPWASTFALFLIVFQGILGGLTVTELLRFDIVTAHLGTALLFFTTLLIVGIALTPYQGTGNVGKLPWIGLTAAILVYLQSLLGALVGSRWALHQCFAGSQLCGVMYSHIFGLVPPTVATLAVVLISWRTPALHPALRRLANMAGILLILQILLGIATFRLHLQVEPLTVSHQSVGAALLGTLVAFTVLALRDWTASREINAYSVGVTATATNTQANGSNS; encoded by the coding sequence ATGAATGAATTTGTCCTAGAACAACAAAATGAATCGGCAGCAGAGCAGCAAAAGCCCAAGGAAGTGATTCGTCGCTTGGTATGGCGGATGTGTATAGCTACCTTGATTTTGATGGCGATAGGCAGTGCTACCCGCGTGATGAATGCTGGGCTGGCTTGTCCAGACTGGCCACTTTGTTATGGGGAACTGGTGCCAGCCAAACAGATGAATCTCCAAGTTTTCCTGGAATGGTTTCACCGCTTGGATGCAAGTTTGATTGGTGTGAGTGCGATCGCCCTTTGTGTTTTATCTTGGTGGCATCGTCGTGCTTTACCAAACTGGTTGCCTTGGGCTTCGACATTTGCCCTATTTCTCATCGTCTTCCAAGGCATTTTAGGGGGACTCACTGTTACGGAATTGTTAAGGTTTGATATCGTGACTGCCCACTTAGGAACGGCGTTGCTATTCTTCACTACTCTGCTGATTGTTGGCATCGCCCTGACTCCCTACCAGGGAACAGGAAATGTTGGTAAACTGCCGTGGATAGGTTTAACTGCCGCGATTTTAGTTTACTTGCAAAGTCTCTTAGGTGCTTTAGTCGGCTCTCGCTGGGCGCTACATCAGTGTTTTGCAGGTTCTCAACTTTGTGGTGTCATGTATAGCCATATTTTTGGCTTAGTACCGCCAACAGTGGCAACCTTGGCAGTAGTATTGATTTCCTGGCGGACACCAGCACTACACCCAGCTTTGAGACGGTTGGCTAATATGGCTGGCATCTTGTTAATTTTACAAATTTTGCTGGGAATTGCGACTTTCAGGCTACATTTGCAAGTTGAGCCTCTAACCGTATCTCACCAATCTGTGGGAGCTGCTCTTTTGGGTACTTTAGTGGCTTTTACAGTTCTAGCATTACGTGACTGGACTGCTAGTCGTGAAATCAATGCTTACTCTGTGGGTGTAACAGCAACTGCTACCAATACACAAGCGAATGGCTCGAACTCATAA
- a CDS encoding cytochrome c oxidase subunit II, which yields MKIPSSIWTLLIGIGLTLTSLWYGQNHGLLPTAASEEAVLVDGLFNTMMTVSAGIFLIVEGVLIYCAVKYRRRAGDQEDGPPIEGNVPLEILWTAIPAIIVIGISVYSFEVYNDIGGFDPHAIHEAPIMQESMTMPGAAIAATLNDTPATNAPNLNQEKSDEAMQDPATAAVRNADQIPQKQNAPGVGSVAPTIGASQDRVGQLPELKVNVTGLQYAWIFTYPETGITTGELHVPIGREVQINMTANDVIHAFWVPEFRLKQDAIPGRQSEIRFTPKTEGDYALICAELCGPYHGAMRTQVVVESQAAFEKWMQEQVAANSDILKEAIALNANHQSPDEFLAPYTKDMGIHPEMLHHIHK from the coding sequence GTGAAAATTCCAAGTTCCATCTGGACATTACTAATTGGCATTGGGCTAACTCTGACAAGTCTGTGGTACGGTCAAAATCACGGTCTGTTGCCCACAGCCGCCTCGGAGGAAGCCGTGTTGGTAGACGGTCTATTCAATACAATGATGACCGTTTCAGCAGGTATATTTTTGATTGTTGAAGGTGTATTAATTTACTGTGCAGTTAAATATCGTCGGCGGGCTGGTGATCAAGAAGATGGCCCACCAATTGAGGGAAATGTACCTTTAGAAATACTCTGGACTGCGATCCCCGCCATTATTGTTATCGGTATTTCTGTCTACAGCTTTGAAGTTTATAATGACATCGGTGGCTTTGATCCCCATGCCATTCATGAAGCCCCAATTATGCAGGAATCGATGACAATGCCTGGGGCTGCCATTGCCGCAACTTTAAACGATACCCCTGCCACCAATGCACCCAACCTCAATCAAGAAAAATCTGATGAGGCCATGCAAGATCCAGCTACAGCCGCAGTCCGCAATGCTGATCAAATTCCGCAAAAGCAGAATGCCCCCGGTGTAGGTAGCGTTGCCCCAACTATTGGTGCTAGTCAGGATCGAGTTGGGCAACTACCGGAGTTAAAAGTTAATGTCACTGGTTTGCAATACGCTTGGATTTTTACCTATCCCGAAACAGGTATTACCACTGGTGAACTGCACGTTCCCATTGGGCGAGAAGTGCAAATTAATATGACAGCTAATGATGTTATACACGCTTTTTGGGTGCCAGAGTTTCGCCTGAAGCAAGATGCGATCCCCGGTAGGCAGAGTGAGATTCGCTTCACACCAAAAACAGAAGGCGACTATGCCCTCATCTGCGCTGAACTGTGCGGCCCCTATCACGGCGCGATGAGAACACAGGTAGTAGTTGAGTCACAAGCAGCATTTGAGAAATGGATGCAAGAACAGGTAGCTGCCAATTCTGACATCCTCAAAGAAGCGATCGCTCTCAACGCAAATCACCAATCTCCAGATGAATTTCTTGCACCTTACACCAAGGACATGGGAATTCACCCAGAAATGTTACATCACATTCACAAATAG
- the ctaD gene encoding cytochrome c oxidase subunit I, whose translation MTQAQLQETANIPAQIEEPGTRKWQDYFSFNTDHKVIGLQYLVTAFIFYCIGGVLADLVRTELRTPEVDFVSPELYNSLFTLHATIMIFLWIVPAGAGFANFLIPLMIGARDMAFPRLNAVAFWLIPPAGLLLIISLIIGDAAEAGWTSYPPLSLVTGQVGEGIWIMSVLLLGTSSILGAINFLVTLLKMRVPSMGVHQMPLFCWAMLATSALVLLSTPVLAAGLILLAFDLLAGTTFFNPSGGGDPVVYQHMFWFYSHPAVYIMILPFFGAISEIIPIHSRKPIFGYKAIAYSSLAISFLGLIVWAHHMFTSGIPGWLRMFFMITTMIIAVPTGIKIFSWLATMWGGKIQFNSPMLFAMGFVGTFVIGGISGVMLAAVPFDIHVHDTYFVVAHLHYVLFGGSVLGIFAAIYHWFPKMTGRMFNEFWGKVHFALTIVGLNMTFLPMHKLGLMGMNRRVAQYDPKFALLNEICTYGSYILAVSTFPFIINAIWSWLYGEKAGNNPWKALTLEWMTTSPPAIENFETLPVLTTGPYDYGVQHAPANVSPSENPVFRADPDEPYPSIESDIETRT comes from the coding sequence ATGACACAAGCTCAGTTACAAGAAACTGCCAACATTCCTGCTCAGATTGAAGAACCAGGAACCAGAAAATGGCAAGACTACTTTAGCTTCAATACCGATCACAAGGTCATTGGACTGCAATATCTAGTCACTGCGTTCATTTTTTACTGCATTGGCGGCGTTTTAGCTGACTTAGTGCGTACAGAACTGCGAACCCCAGAAGTAGATTTTGTCAGTCCAGAACTTTACAACAGCCTGTTTACATTGCACGCCACAATTATGATTTTCTTGTGGATTGTGCCAGCTGGGGCAGGGTTTGCGAACTTTCTGATTCCCCTGATGATTGGGGCAAGAGATATGGCATTCCCTAGGCTGAATGCTGTAGCTTTTTGGCTCATCCCTCCAGCCGGATTGTTGCTGATTATCAGTTTAATTATTGGAGATGCCGCCGAAGCAGGTTGGACTTCCTACCCTCCCTTAAGTTTGGTGACAGGACAGGTAGGTGAGGGCATTTGGATTATGAGTGTCCTGTTGTTGGGTACATCGTCGATTTTGGGGGCGATAAATTTTCTCGTCACCCTGTTGAAGATGCGTGTCCCCAGTATGGGTGTTCATCAAATGCCCTTGTTCTGTTGGGCAATGTTGGCGACTTCCGCCTTGGTTTTACTGTCTACACCAGTATTAGCCGCCGGTTTGATTCTCCTGGCTTTTGACTTATTGGCAGGAACAACATTTTTTAACCCCTCTGGTGGCGGTGATCCGGTGGTTTACCAGCATATGTTCTGGTTTTACTCCCACCCGGCAGTATATATCATGATTTTGCCGTTCTTTGGGGCAATTTCAGAGATTATTCCTATTCACTCCCGTAAACCAATTTTTGGTTATAAAGCGATCGCCTACTCATCTTTAGCCATCAGTTTTCTAGGGCTAATTGTTTGGGCGCACCATATGTTTACCAGTGGTATCCCCGGCTGGTTGCGGATGTTCTTTATGATCACTACCATGATCATTGCCGTACCTACAGGGATTAAAATTTTCAGCTGGTTAGCAACTATGTGGGGTGGCAAAATCCAGTTCAACAGCCCCATGTTATTCGCGATGGGTTTCGTCGGGACTTTTGTCATCGGTGGGATTAGTGGCGTGATGTTGGCAGCCGTGCCTTTTGATATTCACGTCCACGACACTTATTTTGTCGTCGCACACTTGCACTATGTGCTGTTTGGTGGTAGCGTCCTAGGAATTTTCGCCGCCATTTATCACTGGTTCCCGAAAATGACGGGACGGATGTTCAATGAGTTTTGGGGTAAAGTGCATTTTGCCTTGACAATTGTGGGTTTGAATATGACCTTCTTACCCATGCACAAACTAGGACTCATGGGGATGAATCGCCGTGTAGCGCAGTATGATCCCAAATTTGCCTTATTAAATGAAATTTGTACTTACGGCTCTTACATCCTGGCTGTTTCCACATTCCCCTTTATCATCAACGCTATTTGGAGTTGGTTGTACGGCGAGAAAGCTGGCAATAATCCCTGGAAAGCACTCACCTTAGAGTGGATGACCACTTCACCACCAGCGATTGAGAATTTTGAGACTCTGCCAGTATTGACCACAGGCCCCTACGATTATGGGGTACAACACGCACCTGCAAACGTCTCCCCATCAGAGAATCCTGTCTTCAGGGCTGATCCTGATGAGCCATATCCCAGCATCGAGTCCGATATAGAGACTAGAACCTAG
- a CDS encoding cytochrome c oxidase subunit 3 yields MQSQTIDPAKTELNHHHTTAVAHHEEHPDHRLFGIFVFLIAEGMIFMGLFGAYLAFRSTLPVWPPAGTPDLELLLPGVNTVNLIASSFVMHNADTAIKKNDTKGMRIWLAITAVMGAIFLVGQVYEYTHLEFGLTTNLFASAFYVLTGFHGLHVTIGVLAIVAVLWRSRSPGHYSSEKHFGVEAAEIYWHFVDVIWIILFGLLYLL; encoded by the coding sequence ATGCAAAGTCAAACTATTGACCCAGCGAAAACGGAACTGAATCACCACCACACAACGGCAGTTGCTCATCATGAAGAACATCCCGATCACCGTCTGTTTGGGATATTTGTTTTCTTGATTGCAGAAGGAATGATTTTTATGGGGTTGTTCGGAGCTTATCTAGCTTTCCGTTCAACTTTACCTGTGTGGCCGCCAGCCGGAACACCAGATTTAGAACTACTTCTACCTGGAGTTAACACTGTCAATCTGATTGCCAGCAGTTTTGTCATGCACAATGCCGACACTGCCATCAAAAAGAATGATACCAAGGGTATGCGTATCTGGTTGGCAATTACTGCCGTGATGGGTGCGATTTTCTTAGTAGGACAGGTTTACGAATACACGCATTTAGAATTTGGTCTGACGACTAATTTATTTGCCAGTGCATTCTATGTGTTGACTGGGTTTCACGGTTTACACGTCACTATCGGCGTTTTAGCGATTGTAGCTGTGTTGTGGCGATCGCGCTCTCCCGGTCACTACAGTAGCGAAAAACACTTTGGTGTAGAAGCTGCGGAAATCTACTGGCACTTTGTTGACGTAATTTGGATTATTTTGTTCGGATTACTGTATTTACTGTAG
- a CDS encoding WD40 repeat domain-containing protein: protein MRSQGTDGGYGLRPYLILVYIAAIALPISLWQELKIKPAYANPVVSSPEATGVFTDPRLIHSLMAHRGTVKSLAFSPDGQTLVSGGAYNEGIIRMWNPITGKKVGDINKAHTNTVESLVISPDGQTLASSGSDHTINLWNLKNNKFTRSFVGHGASVLSLAVSPDSKVLVSGALDGIRMWDLLQQRPLATLVRFDNTIYTLAMSPDGQTIASGDKRGVIKLWNLNTGKLIRAFTAHSDAITNAAFTPDGQNLVSASRDRTIKLWNLTSEQPVYTLTGHNNWVNAIAINPNGRILASAGRDGIKVWDVTTGKLLTTLIGHSDWVSAIAFSRDGQMLASGGFDGIVNIWGNPAILVRN, encoded by the coding sequence GTGAGGAGTCAGGGAACCGATGGAGGCTATGGTTTACGCCCATATTTGATTTTGGTATACATTGCAGCGATCGCTCTACCGATTAGCCTCTGGCAAGAGTTAAAAATTAAGCCTGCTTATGCTAACCCAGTCGTCAGCTCTCCAGAAGCAACCGGAGTATTTACTGATCCCCGCCTCATCCACAGCCTCATGGCACATCGAGGAACCGTAAAATCTTTAGCCTTTAGTCCAGATGGTCAAACTCTGGTTAGTGGTGGTGCTTACAATGAGGGGATAATCCGAATGTGGAACCCCATCACTGGCAAAAAAGTAGGTGATATTAACAAAGCCCATACCAACACTGTGGAATCTTTGGTAATTTCCCCAGATGGACAAACTTTAGCCAGTAGTGGTAGTGATCACACAATTAATCTATGGAATCTCAAAAATAATAAATTTACACGTTCTTTTGTGGGACATGGTGCTAGTGTCTTGTCCTTGGCTGTATCTCCTGACAGTAAAGTGCTTGTCAGTGGTGCTTTAGATGGAATTCGGATGTGGGATTTACTCCAGCAACGCCCACTAGCTACCCTAGTCCGCTTCGATAATACGATTTATACATTAGCGATGAGTCCTGATGGTCAGACTATCGCTAGTGGCGACAAAAGAGGCGTGATTAAATTATGGAATTTAAATACCGGGAAATTAATTCGGGCATTTACGGCACATTCTGATGCTATTACGAATGCTGCCTTTACACCCGATGGGCAAAATTTAGTTAGTGCCAGTCGCGATCGCACTATCAAACTGTGGAATCTCACCTCTGAACAACCAGTCTACACCCTCACCGGACACAACAATTGGGTAAATGCGATCGCAATTAACCCCAATGGCAGAATTCTAGCCAGTGCTGGTAGAGATGGAATTAAAGTGTGGGATGTGACCACAGGGAAGTTATTAACTACACTGATTGGACATAGTGATTGGGTGAGTGCGATCGCTTTTAGTCGTGATGGACAAATGCTGGCTAGTGGCGGATTTGATGGGATAGTAAATATTTGGGGTAATCCAGCGATCTTGGTGCGTAATTAA
- a CDS encoding chlorophyll a/b-binding protein: protein MSQTQPTVTPKLEEPKFGFNEYAERLNGRAAMIGFLLMVVIEYVTNQGVLSWLGLK from the coding sequence ATGTCACAAACACAACCTACTGTCACCCCCAAACTAGAGGAGCCGAAATTTGGCTTTAATGAATATGCTGAACGCTTGAATGGTCGAGCTGCCATGATTGGCTTTCTGTTGATGGTAGTGATTGAATATGTTACCAATCAAGGTGTTCTCTCTTGGCTTGGCCTTAAGTAG
- the ald gene encoding alanine dehydrogenase — protein MEIGVPKETKDQEFRVGLSPSSVRVLRENGHTIFVETQAGSGAGFTDEDYQSAGAEIVSTAEAVWNRELVVKVKEPLASEYKFLRKEQILFTYLHLAADRKLTENLIDSGTCAIAYETVELPGANRLPLLTPMSIIAGRLAVQFGARYLERQQGGRGVLLGGVPGVKPGTVVILGGGVVGTEAARIAIGMGAAVQILDVNVERLSYLETLFGSRVELLYSNSAHIEAAVKEADLLIGAVLVLGRRAPILVNRELVKQMHPGSVIVDVAVDQGGCVETLHATSHTQPTYIEEGVVHYGVPNMPGAVPWTATQALNNSTLPYVVQLANLGIKALDVNPALAKGLNVRNHRLVHPAVQEVFPDLVS, from the coding sequence ATGGAAATCGGCGTTCCCAAAGAGACTAAAGATCAAGAGTTCAGAGTAGGTTTAAGTCCTTCTAGTGTGCGGGTATTGCGAGAAAATGGTCACACTATTTTCGTTGAGACTCAAGCTGGTAGTGGTGCTGGGTTTACAGATGAGGATTATCAAAGTGCAGGGGCTGAGATTGTCTCTACAGCAGAAGCGGTTTGGAATCGAGAGCTAGTTGTTAAAGTTAAAGAACCACTGGCTAGTGAGTATAAATTTTTGCGAAAAGAGCAGATATTGTTTACTTATCTGCATTTGGCAGCCGATCGCAAATTAACAGAGAATTTAATTGATTCTGGCACTTGTGCGATCGCCTACGAAACCGTAGAGCTACCTGGAGCTAACAGACTTCCTCTGCTTACCCCTATGAGCATCATCGCCGGTAGACTAGCCGTACAATTTGGCGCACGCTACTTGGAACGTCAGCAAGGTGGTAGAGGTGTACTTTTGGGTGGTGTTCCTGGAGTAAAACCAGGCACAGTAGTAATTTTAGGTGGTGGTGTAGTTGGTACAGAAGCCGCCAGAATTGCTATAGGCATGGGTGCGGCGGTACAAATTTTAGATGTTAACGTTGAGCGTTTATCTTATTTAGAAACTTTATTTGGTTCTAGAGTTGAATTGCTTTACAGTAACTCTGCCCATATTGAAGCGGCTGTGAAAGAAGCGGATTTACTGATTGGTGCTGTTTTAGTATTAGGACGCAGAGCGCCAATTCTAGTCAATCGTGAATTGGTTAAACAAATGCACCCCGGTTCTGTAATTGTTGACGTTGCCGTTGATCAAGGTGGTTGTGTGGAAACCTTACACGCGACATCTCACACTCAACCAACATATATAGAAGAGGGTGTAGTACATTACGGCGTTCCCAATATGCCAGGAGCAGTACCTTGGACAGCCACCCAAGCACTTAATAACAGTACACTACCTTATGTTGTGCAGTTGGCGAATTTAGGAATTAAAGCATTAGATGTCAACCCAGCTTTAGCTAAGGGTTTAAATGTCCGGAATCATCGCTTAGTTCACCCGGCTGTGCAAGAGGTTTTTCCTGATTTAGTGAGTTAA
- a CDS encoding DNA cytosine methyltransferase yields MKGECSQTSIQIELPLRLVIHQSKFSFVDLFAGIGGFRIALEKLGGQCLGYSEIDKQAIQVYKQNFISYLNQDEIELGDITKIPELPANIDIVVGGVPCQPWSVAGCLRGFDDPRGKLWFDVIRLVNQSQPKSFIFENVSGLASPKNRENLELILHELENIGYCVKWKILNAYDFGLPQNRDRVFIVGIRKDIEKCQEYNFPESLKVHPKVLDILDELKNIKIVKKAKLDANTLFKGVIPPSRTRFQKDDELNDFFIFSDLRNGHTTIHSWDIIDTTDREKIICLTLLKHRRSKKYGNKDGNPLSFQNFQEIIPDIKLNELDNLVDKQIFRLTDDHKYEFVNSKNMTGINNIYRIILPAADIVPTLTATGAKDYIATVSISASHPEQYKRLFLEKIYKNKQYIPITAKHACKLQGFPKDFKYHEKDDIARRQFGNSVPIPVVEYVAKELLNILRI; encoded by the coding sequence ATGAAAGGTGAATGCTCACAAACATCAATACAAATAGAATTACCTCTACGATTAGTAATTCACCAAAGTAAGTTCTCCTTTGTTGACTTGTTTGCTGGTATTGGTGGATTTAGAATTGCTTTAGAGAAACTAGGTGGTCAATGCTTGGGCTATTCCGAAATAGACAAACAAGCTATTCAAGTATATAAACAAAATTTTATCAGCTACCTAAATCAAGATGAAATAGAGTTGGGAGATATTACAAAAATTCCTGAACTTCCAGCAAATATAGATATAGTTGTTGGTGGTGTTCCCTGTCAACCCTGGTCAGTTGCAGGTTGTTTAAGGGGTTTTGATGATCCCAGAGGTAAATTATGGTTTGATGTAATTCGACTGGTTAATCAAAGTCAACCCAAATCTTTTATATTTGAAAATGTTAGTGGATTAGCTAGCCCTAAAAATCGAGAGAATTTAGAATTAATTTTACATGAACTAGAAAATATAGGATATTGCGTTAAATGGAAGATACTTAATGCTTATGATTTTGGATTACCTCAAAATAGAGACAGAGTGTTTATTGTTGGAATTAGAAAAGATATAGAAAAATGTCAAGAGTATAATTTTCCTGAATCTTTAAAAGTACATCCCAAGGTTTTAGATATTTTAGATGAATTGAAAAATATTAAAATCGTAAAAAAAGCTAAATTAGATGCAAATACCTTATTTAAAGGTGTGATTCCACCATCAAGGACTAGATTTCAAAAAGATGATGAATTAAATGATTTTTTCATTTTTTCAGATTTAAGAAATGGACATACAACAATCCACTCTTGGGATATTATAGACACTACTGATAGAGAGAAAATAATTTGTTTGACTCTTCTAAAACATAGAAGAAGTAAAAAGTATGGAAATAAAGATGGTAATCCTTTATCTTTTCAGAATTTTCAAGAAATTATACCTGATATCAAATTAAATGAATTAGATAATTTAGTAGATAAACAAATCTTTCGTTTAACTGATGATCACAAGTATGAGTTTGTGAATTCTAAGAATATGACAGGTATCAATAATATTTATAGAATTATACTTCCTGCTGCTGATATCGTACCGACTTTAACCGCTACTGGTGCCAAAGACTACATAGCAACAGTCTCGATTTCTGCAAGTCATCCAGAGCAATATAAAAGACTTTTTTTAGAAAAAATATATAAAAATAAACAATATATACCAATTACTGCAAAGCACGCTTGTAAATTACAAGGGTTTCCTAAAGATTTTAAATACCATGAAAAAGATGATATTGCCAGAAGACAGTTTGGTAATTCTGTTCCTATACCTGTTGTTGAGTATGTCGCCAAAGAATTACTTAATATTCTAAGAATCTAG
- a CDS encoding TdeIII family type II restriction endonuclease translates to MDKDTKQKIKDNLKKSIRDFFKNKQVKNYQVLDDIFPIERRIRSLIGGLETSLGTTCWEPIAKTLAEINGFEIVTKKILRPEPFPRDLENELNKLVTERENKPNNKRVPTEECIQRLKEAALKTNQEDIIQYTSPPSGTGVDIHFCKNGIEYIFDIKTTQPNQGDFKKFNKQLLEWYAYRYTENPDTSLEARIAIPFNPFSKSWYEEQKSKLSSSPLDITRDLWVENEFWDFCSGKQNTFQHLKALFVELGKEDFAAEFHDIFYKPKN, encoded by the coding sequence ATGGATAAAGATACTAAGCAAAAAATCAAGGATAATCTGAAAAAATCAATTAGAGATTTTTTTAAAAATAAACAAGTAAAAAATTACCAAGTGTTAGATGATATTTTTCCAATTGAAAGAAGAATACGCTCTTTGATTGGTGGTTTAGAAACAAGTTTAGGAACAACTTGTTGGGAACCTATAGCTAAAACATTAGCAGAAATAAATGGATTTGAAATTGTCACCAAAAAAATATTACGTCCTGAACCATTTCCTAGAGACTTAGAGAATGAATTGAATAAATTAGTTACCGAACGTGAAAATAAGCCTAATAATAAGAGAGTTCCCACGGAAGAATGTATTCAAAGATTAAAAGAGGCCGCTTTAAAAACTAATCAAGAAGATATCATTCAATATACATCTCCTCCATCTGGAACTGGCGTTGATATTCATTTTTGCAAAAACGGAATTGAGTATATTTTTGATATAAAAACTACACAGCCAAATCAAGGTGATTTTAAAAAATTTAATAAGCAGCTTTTGGAATGGTACGCTTATAGGTATACTGAAAACCCTGATACAAGTTTAGAAGCTCGTATTGCTATTCCTTTTAATCCTTTTTCAAAATCTTGGTATGAAGAACAAAAAAGTAAATTGTCTAGTTCTCCCTTGGATATCACTAGAGATCTATGGGTTGAAAATGAGTTTTGGGACTTCTGCTCTGGAAAACAAAATACATTTCAACATCTTAAAGCACTTTTTGTAGAACTAGGTAAAGAGGACTTTGCAGCAGAATTTCATGATATTTTCTATAAACCTAAAAACTAG
- a CDS encoding helix-turn-helix domain-containing protein: MKEVDIKWRFGRYVRKRRRELDLSQEELAEKAELHRTYISSIESGKCNVSLDNIERIANALNISIPDLFANCHPDSNN; the protein is encoded by the coding sequence ATGAAAGAGGTAGATATAAAGTGGCGTTTTGGTCGATATGTAAGAAAGCGAAGGAGAGAACTAGATTTATCTCAAGAAGAATTGGCTGAAAAGGCGGAACTTCACCGTACTTACATTTCAAGTATTGAATCAGGAAAATGTAATGTTTCCTTAGACAATATAGAAAGAATAGCTAACGCTCTAAATATATCCATACCTGATTTATTTGCCAATTGTCATCCAGATTCAAATAATTGA
- the cynS gene encoding cyanase, with product MSVPEITQTLLTAKKEKGLSFADLEKILGRDEVWIAAVFYRQASASEEEARLIIDALDLAPIYIQELTEYPVKGLGPVVPTDPLIYRFYEIMQVYGFPIKEVIQEKFGDGIMSAIDFTLDVEKEEDPKGDRVKITMSGKFLPYKKW from the coding sequence ATGTCTGTTCCTGAAATTACGCAAACCCTACTAACAGCCAAGAAAGAGAAAGGACTAAGCTTTGCTGATCTAGAAAAAATTCTCGGACGCGATGAAGTCTGGATTGCTGCTGTATTCTATCGTCAAGCCAGTGCTTCTGAGGAAGAGGCGCGGTTAATTATAGACGCATTGGATTTAGCCCCAATCTATATTCAAGAATTGACAGAGTACCCAGTCAAAGGATTAGGGCCTGTCGTCCCAACCGATCCATTGATTTATCGGTTCTACGAGATTATGCAGGTGTATGGCTTCCCTATTAAGGAAGTTATACAAGAAAAATTTGGCGATGGGATTATGAGTGCCATTGATTTTACCTTGGATGTGGAGAAGGAAGAAGACCCCAAAGGCGATCGCGTTAAAATTACTATGTCTGGTAAGTTCCTACCTTACAAAAAGTGGTAG
- a CDS encoding DNA-methyltransferase — MNSQKTTTTKLIKLTPYYTQQHGQAYLGNSLEIISSITDNSINLIITSPPFALTRKKEYGNESSDKYIEWFLPFAYEFKRVLAENGSFVLDLGGAYLPGNPVRSIYQYELLIKLCKEVGFFLAQEFYHYNPARLPTPAEWVTIRRVRVKDAVNTVWWLSKTPHPKANNRKVLKPYSQSMEKLLKNGYKAKIRPSGHDISDKFQKDNQGAIPPNLIELANTESNSAYLRRCKAAGIKPHPARFPQGFAEFFIKFLTDEGDLVLDPFAGSNTTGFVAETLQRRWISLEINEDYVLGSRYRFSE, encoded by the coding sequence TTGAACTCACAGAAAACAACAACAACAAAATTAATCAAGTTAACACCCTATTACACACAACAGCACGGCCAAGCCTATTTGGGTAACAGCCTAGAAATTATCAGCAGTATCACAGACAATAGTATTAATTTAATCATCACTTCACCACCCTTCGCTTTAACGCGCAAAAAAGAATACGGTAACGAAAGCTCGGATAAATATATTGAGTGGTTTTTGCCCTTTGCCTACGAATTTAAAAGAGTTTTAGCAGAAAATGGTTCATTTGTTTTAGATTTAGGTGGCGCTTATCTTCCTGGTAATCCTGTACGGAGTATCTATCAATACGAATTGCTAATTAAATTATGCAAAGAAGTTGGCTTTTTTCTGGCGCAAGAATTCTATCACTACAATCCAGCAAGACTCCCTACTCCTGCTGAATGGGTAACAATTAGAAGAGTTCGTGTCAAAGATGCAGTCAATACAGTTTGGTGGTTGTCGAAAACGCCGCACCCTAAAGCCAATAATAGAAAAGTTTTAAAGCCATATAGCCAGAGTATGGAAAAATTACTCAAGAATGGCTACAAAGCTAAAATTCGTCCTAGTGGACACGATATTTCTGATAAATTTCAAAAAGATAATCAAGGTGCAATTCCACCAAATTTGATAGAACTTGCTAATACTGAATCCAATAGTGCTTATCTACGACGTTGTAAAGCAGCCGGGATAAAACCACATCCAGCTAGATTTCCTCAAGGTTTTGCTGAATTTTTCATCAAGTTTTTAACTGACGAAGGTGATCTAGTATTAGACCCGTTTGCAGGTTCTAATACTACTGGGTTTGTTGCTGAAACTTTGCAACGCCGATGGATATCGTTAGAGATTAATGAGGATTATGTGCTGGGAAGCCGTTATCGATTTAGTGAATAA